In Aedes albopictus strain Foshan chromosome 3, AalbF5, whole genome shotgun sequence, the following are encoded in one genomic region:
- the LOC115259151 gene encoding uncharacterized protein LOC115259151 yields MAPEVPEDLSFGLSSVPADATVVKPDQETDSRAAVPDVPEDLRIDSPAILAQPAFAGREVSIVKLVLADDENSDAEKEALGNESMEVVPDYAVLLVLQNQVADLKQENEVLKRDNNKLRSLNMKLQEALLARPTGQNFSEIPGYPDAKWLLGISQNAQDSDYLFVKELVFRLFPQGLGNATVSGMTSNNPSGRGGNNAVEGREPVEQLDPEKVKYIRERLHERRLILQDELGVAVQRSRRTARHIAAVIANNPSLRKLPRQ; encoded by the exons ATGGCGCCAGAAGTTCCGGAGGACCTTTCGTTCGGCCTCTCCTCCGTTCCGGCTGACGCGACAGTGGTAAAACCGGATCAGGAAACAGATTCCCGAGCTGCAGTTCCAGATGTCCCTGAGGATCTCAGGATCGACTCTCCCGCCATTCTTGCCCAGCCAGCTTTTGCTGGGCGGGAAGTGTCTATCGTCAAGCTAGTGTTGGCCGACGACGAGAACTCAGATGCCGAGAAGGAAGCCTTGGGGAACGAATCAATGGAAGTGGTCCCAGACTACGCTGTCCTGCTAGTCCTACAAAACCAGGTGGCCGACCTGAAGCAGGAGAATGAAGTCCTTAAGCGGGACAACAATAAACTCCGCAGTCTTAACATGAAGCTCCAGGAAGCCCTCTTGGCTAGACCGACAGGGCAGAACTTCTCCGAGATACCAGGATATCCAGACGCGAAATGGCTGCTGGGCATTTCGCAAAATGCTCAGGACAGCGATTATCTTTTCGTGAAAGAGCTTGTCTTCCGGCTCTTCCCACAAGGGTTGGGCAATGCTACTGTCTCTGGTATGACATCCAACAATCCATCGGGACGAGGGGGGAACAACGCAGTCGAAGGTAGAGAACCAGTCGAACAGCTGGATCCTGAGAAGGTCAAATACATACGTG AGCGCCTACATGAGAGACGACTAATCCTCCAGGACGAGTTGGGGGTTGCTGTTCAACGTTCCCGGAGGACTGCAAGGCACATTGCGGCTGTCATTGCCAACAACCCTTCCCTACGTAAACTACCGCGGCAGTAG